TTACCAATGCAGCCTTCATGGCAGCACGTTTGATAAAGAGGGGCGGGTTACAAAGGGCCCTGCTGAAAGATCATTGCTGAAATATCCAACCGAAATAATCGGTGACAAAATTATCATTCACTTAAGTTAACCCTATGAAAAATATATTTATCGCAGCATTCTTCCTGGCGGTCATAGCAATGGCCGGTTGTAAAAAAGACAATACTACCAATGATCAGAACGCGACTGCCTCAACAGAGCAGAATGTCCTGACCGACTTTGCCGGCGTGCTGGTGAACCCCAATTACCAGGACATACAGGCCAAGGCATTGATCATGAACAATGCTATTATAGCCTTCAACACTGCACCTAACGATGTTAATCTGGAAGCTATCCGCACCGCATGGAAAGATACCCGCGCTGCATGGGAACAATGCGAAGGCTTCTTGTTCGGCCCGGTTGAGGATTTTGATTACGACCCCACGATGGACGACTGGCCGCTGAACAAAGCCGATCTTGATAATCTTATTGCCAGCGACAACCCGCTCGGCGTTGCCGACATAGAGCAATTAGGCACGACTCTAAAGGGCTTTCATGCTATTGAATATATCATATTCGGCGTTGGCGGTACACAAAAAGCAGCGGACATTACGGATCGGGATAAAGTTTACCTGGCCTCTCTTGGTCAAAGCCTTTATAATACCACTACCGAACTTCGGAATAGCTGGGACCCAACCCAATCCAATAATTTTACTGCACAGGTGATTAATGCGGGTAAAGGCAGCACAAGGTTCACTACACGTAAGGATGTTTTCCTGGCCCTGGTTGGGTCGATGGCAGATATTTGTAACGAGGTGGCCAATGAAAAAATGCAAACCCCTTTTGCGGCGCAAGATTCAACACTTGACGAGTCGTCATTTTCGCATAATTCAGTAAACGATTTCAGGAATAACATCACCGGTGTTTTGAATGCTTATAAATGCCAGTATGGTGGTGTAACGGGCCACAGTTTAAGTGAATTGGTCGCCTCGAAAAATACTTCGCTCGACAGCAGGATACAGGCGCAGATCAGCGCTGCAATATCCTCATTCAGCGGCATAACCACTACCTATGAAAAGGCTATATACAGCCAGCAAACACAGGTAAAGAACGTCCAGGCAGCCATAAGGACCTTAAAGGAAACGATTGAAGGGGATCTGTCTGATTTTGTTAATGTTAATATTAAGGACTGATCTGCCGCGTGAAGAAGTTTAAAATAACAGGTTTTCTCGCATTGCTGGTGCTGTTTTTGGTCGAGTGCCAGAAATCAGCCGTATTTCCGGAAGATCAATATGACGAACGGCTTTCTGCTGGCGTCGCAACGGTTTTTGATGCTACTTCGAAGGCTTTCGGAGCCGCATTCCCGACACTTTCAACTTATGACGAGTACGTACATGAGAAGGGCGACCAGGTTTTCAGCCAGACATTTGTTACTGCACCGGCTCCGATACATAGTGGCCTTGGGCCCTTGTTCAACAATACATCCTGCGAATCATGCCATCATAACGACGGTATAGGTTTACCCACCGCCGGCGACAACCGTTCATCGCTGCTGATGCGGATCAGCCTGCCCGGAACGGACGAACACGGTGGCCCTGTAGCGGTGCCTGGCTACGGCTTACAGGTGCAGGACAAAGCCGCCTATGGCAAACAGCCAGAGGCGAAGGTTAATTTGACCTACACCTATCAATCGTATTCTTTTGACGATGGCGAGGAATATAATCTCCGAACCCCTATTTACACGTTATCGAACTTGTATACACCCATATCCGGCAGTTACTTGTTATCGCCCCGGCTTGCACCGCCGATGATCGGCCTGGGTTTACTGGAAGCAGTTCCGGAAAGCGTGATAGTGGCCTACGCCGACCCGAATGACGCCAATGGCGATGGAATTAAGGGCGTGGCGAATTATGTATGGGATGTCACCACAAAGTCTATACAACTTGGCCGTTTCGGCTGGAAAGCGAATACTGCTTCCATTGTTACACAAGTGGCTACGGCCTTTAACCAGGATATGGGGCTTACAAGCACAATACTACCTGTTGAGAATAGTTACGGCCAGGCCCAGGACGATGGTCTGAAGGACGACCCGGAACTACCCGACAGCACACTTAACGCGGTTAAATTTTACGCTCAGACGCTGTCTGTGCCTGCCCGCCGCAATGTGACTGATGCGACAGTAAAACGTGGCCAGCAGCTTTTCATGCTGGCTAAATGCGGCACATGCCACAGGAAAACACTAATTACTAGGGTCAATGTGGCTTTCCCGGCCATATCGAACCAGGTGATTCATCCGTATTCAGACCTGCTTGTGCATAATATGGGGCCCGGGCTGGCCGATAACCGCCCCGATTTTAAAGCCGACGGCCAAAGCTGGCGAACCGCACCTTT
Above is a window of Mucilaginibacter ginsenosidivorans DNA encoding:
- a CDS encoding imelysin family protein — encoded protein: MKNIFIAAFFLAVIAMAGCKKDNTTNDQNATASTEQNVLTDFAGVLVNPNYQDIQAKALIMNNAIIAFNTAPNDVNLEAIRTAWKDTRAAWEQCEGFLFGPVEDFDYDPTMDDWPLNKADLDNLIASDNPLGVADIEQLGTTLKGFHAIEYIIFGVGGTQKAADITDRDKVYLASLGQSLYNTTTELRNSWDPTQSNNFTAQVINAGKGSTRFTTRKDVFLALVGSMADICNEVANEKMQTPFAAQDSTLDESSFSHNSVNDFRNNITGVLNAYKCQYGGVTGHSLSELVASKNTSLDSRIQAQISAAISSFSGITTTYEKAIYSQQTQVKNVQAAIRTLKETIEGDLSDFVNVNIKD
- a CDS encoding di-heme oxidoreductase family protein; the protein is MKKFKITGFLALLVLFLVECQKSAVFPEDQYDERLSAGVATVFDATSKAFGAAFPTLSTYDEYVHEKGDQVFSQTFVTAPAPIHSGLGPLFNNTSCESCHHNDGIGLPTAGDNRSSLLMRISLPGTDEHGGPVAVPGYGLQVQDKAAYGKQPEAKVNLTYTYQSYSFDDGEEYNLRTPIYTLSNLYTPISGSYLLSPRLAPPMIGLGLLEAVPESVIVAYADPNDANGDGIKGVANYVWDVTTKSIQLGRFGWKANTASIVTQVATAFNQDMGLTSTILPVENSYGQAQDDGLKDDPELPDSTLNAVKFYAQTLSVPARRNVTDATVKRGQQLFMLAKCGTCHRKTLITRVNVAFPAISNQVIHPYSDLLVHNMGPGLADNRPDFKADGQSWRTAPLWGLGLYEKVNNPGYYLHDGRARTIVEAIMWHGGEAEQSKVYYAHLSKTDRDAVLKFLYSL